In one Pseudomonas purpurea genomic region, the following are encoded:
- the purN gene encoding phosphoribosylglycinamide formyltransferase: MSATCDVVVLLSGTGSNLQALIDSVRAGDSPVRIRAVISNRADAYGLQRARDAGIDTRTLDHKAFEGREAFDAALVELIDAFQPKLVVLAGFMRILSADFVRHYQGRLLNIHPSLLPKYKGLHTHQRALEAGDTEHGCSVHFVTEELDGGPLVVQAVIPVELHDTPQSLAQRVHVQEHLIYPLAVRWFAEGRLSLGEQGALLDGQLLAASGHLIRT, encoded by the coding sequence ATGTCCGCCACCTGTGATGTTGTGGTGCTGTTGTCCGGCACCGGCAGTAACTTGCAGGCCTTGATCGACAGCGTGCGAGCCGGCGACAGCCCGGTTCGCATCCGCGCGGTGATTTCCAACCGCGCCGACGCCTACGGCCTGCAACGTGCCAGGGACGCGGGTATCGACACCCGCACCCTTGATCACAAAGCGTTCGAAGGTCGCGAGGCCTTCGATGCCGCCCTGGTCGAACTGATCGACGCCTTCCAGCCCAAACTCGTGGTACTCGCCGGGTTCATGCGCATTCTCAGCGCTGATTTCGTGCGTCACTACCAGGGTCGCCTGCTCAATATCCATCCTTCGCTGCTGCCCAAATACAAAGGGTTACACACTCATCAGCGAGCGTTGGAGGCCGGCGACACCGAGCATGGCTGCAGCGTGCACTTCGTCACCGAGGAACTCGATGGCGGACCACTGGTCGTACAGGCAGTAATACCGGTAGAGTTGCACGACACGCCGCAGAGTCTGGCGCAGCGAGTCCATGTCCAGGAACACCTGATTTATCCGTTGGCCGTACGCTGGTTTGCCGAAGGTCGACTGTCGCTTGGCGAACAAGGTGCTTTACTGGATGGTCAGTTACTCGCGGCCAGCGGCCACTTGATTCGTACCTAG